A genome region from Natronosalvus rutilus includes the following:
- a CDS encoding RtcB family protein: MTTTFDADGIVLEQVREHVWELPQEDGMRVPARVLASESLLEEISEDRTLEQLRNATHLPGITNYAVCMPDGHQGYGFPVGGVGAMDAENGCISPGAVGYDINCGVRMMKTNLTYDDVSGLERELVDALFEAVPSGLGGGGVVETGVDTVEQILERGVDWALEAGYAVEDDLLHCEDEGVRAGADASMVSQKAKDRGKNQVGSLGSGNHFLEVQRVTDVYDDAVAEAFGLERDQIVVLIHCGSRGLGHQTCNDYLRKIERQHGGLLDQLPDKELAAAPAGSQLAEEYYAAMNAAINYAWVNRQLIMHRTREVFADVFDRPWESMEMDLLYDVAHNIAKKEVHEVDGEDRELYVHRKGATRAFPAGHPNVPAAYRDVGQPVIIPGSMGAGSYVLRGGENSLDLTFGSTAHGAGRLMSRTQAKNEYWGEDVREELESGQGIYVKAQSGATVAEEAPGVYKDVDEVVRVSDELGIGDKVVRTFPVCNIKG; encoded by the coding sequence ATGACCACCACGTTCGACGCCGACGGCATCGTGCTCGAGCAGGTTCGCGAGCACGTCTGGGAGCTCCCACAGGAAGACGGGATGCGCGTCCCCGCACGCGTCCTCGCCAGCGAATCGCTGCTCGAGGAGATCAGCGAGGACCGGACGCTCGAGCAGTTGCGCAACGCGACGCACCTGCCGGGGATCACGAACTACGCCGTCTGCATGCCCGACGGCCACCAGGGGTACGGCTTCCCGGTCGGCGGCGTTGGGGCGATGGACGCTGAGAACGGCTGTATCTCACCCGGAGCAGTCGGCTACGACATCAACTGCGGCGTCCGGATGATGAAAACGAACCTGACCTACGACGACGTCTCCGGACTCGAGCGCGAACTCGTTGACGCTCTGTTCGAGGCCGTCCCCTCCGGCCTCGGCGGCGGCGGCGTCGTCGAAACCGGCGTCGATACCGTCGAGCAAATCCTCGAGCGCGGCGTCGACTGGGCGCTCGAGGCCGGCTACGCCGTCGAGGACGACCTCCTTCATTGCGAGGACGAGGGCGTCCGGGCGGGCGCCGACGCCTCGATGGTGAGCCAGAAGGCGAAGGATCGCGGGAAGAACCAGGTCGGCTCCCTGGGGTCCGGGAATCACTTCCTCGAGGTCCAGCGGGTGACCGACGTGTACGACGACGCCGTGGCGGAGGCGTTCGGCCTCGAGCGCGACCAGATCGTCGTACTCATTCACTGCGGTTCCAGGGGGCTTGGTCACCAGACCTGCAACGACTACCTGCGGAAGATCGAGCGCCAGCACGGTGGCCTCCTCGATCAACTCCCCGATAAGGAACTGGCGGCTGCCCCTGCCGGCTCGCAACTGGCCGAGGAGTACTACGCGGCGATGAACGCCGCGATCAACTACGCCTGGGTCAACCGTCAGCTGATCATGCATCGGACCCGCGAGGTGTTCGCGGACGTATTCGACCGCCCCTGGGAGTCGATGGAGATGGACCTCCTCTACGACGTGGCCCACAACATCGCGAAGAAGGAGGTCCACGAGGTCGACGGCGAGGATCGGGAGCTCTACGTTCACCGGAAAGGTGCGACGCGGGCGTTCCCGGCGGGTCACCCCAACGTACCCGCAGCCTATCGCGACGTCGGCCAGCCGGTGATCATCCCCGGGAGCATGGGCGCCGGCAGCTACGTCCTTCGCGGGGGCGAAAACTCACTCGACCTCACGTTCGGCTCGACGGCCCACGGCGCCGGGCGACTGATGAGTCGAACCCAGGCCAAGAACGAGTACTGGGGAGAGGACGTACGCGAGGAACTCGAGTCAGGCCAGGGGATCTACGTCAAGGCCCAGTCGGGGGCGACGGTGGCCGAAGAGGCCCCGGGCGTCTACAAGGACGTCGACGAGGTCGTGCGCGTCTCAGACGAACTCGGAATCGGCGACAAGGTCGTTCGGACGTTCCCGGTGTGTAACATCAAGGGGTGA
- a CDS encoding APC family permease encodes MTGSGTSRGDGGLGLMDAVAIEVGLIVGGALFALVGVGVALSGPGVVVSFAIAITIAVLGLVPTAMLGASFPTTCGHYRYPARFVSPGLAFLAAWGLGISMFTGGLPLYALTAGEYAATLVPVSPAAVGVGLLTLFFLLNLVGIRLAARVQLLMFVGLVVALGSFVVLGVPNVDAANLTPVFSSGAVGIVAGAGVLYFTCLGANFVVDIGGEIRDATVTIPRSFLVSVPLVFVLYVLVALVAVGTVGVETMSGETLAVPAERFLSPAFQTVFVVGGALFAVATSLNATFILVPQYAKALAADGVFPAALGETNDRFGTAHWALLGTYLLSTAILLAPLPFADLGTMLAFGGAFVVAVVMFAAISVVRNPPADFDPDAFPVPTRLAFGMALLAVPLNVLLLGLLATQSPTLFASWVVLCGCGLGYYALRTNYYGSSDIAPTEHSKP; translated from the coding sequence ATGACAGGATCTGGCACGTCTCGAGGGGATGGAGGACTCGGGCTCATGGACGCCGTCGCTATCGAGGTCGGGCTCATCGTCGGCGGCGCGCTGTTCGCGCTGGTCGGCGTCGGCGTCGCGCTTTCGGGGCCGGGTGTCGTCGTGTCCTTCGCGATCGCCATTACCATCGCGGTCCTCGGACTCGTCCCGACGGCGATGCTCGGTGCGTCGTTCCCGACCACGTGTGGCCACTACCGGTATCCCGCCCGATTCGTCTCGCCCGGACTCGCGTTTCTGGCGGCCTGGGGGCTCGGAATCAGCATGTTCACCGGCGGACTACCGCTTTACGCGCTGACGGCGGGGGAGTACGCCGCGACGCTCGTCCCGGTGTCCCCGGCAGCCGTCGGCGTCGGCCTGCTCACGCTCTTCTTCCTGTTGAACCTCGTGGGCATTCGGCTGGCCGCTCGCGTGCAGTTGCTCATGTTCGTCGGTCTCGTCGTCGCGCTCGGTTCGTTCGTCGTGCTCGGCGTCCCGAACGTCGACGCGGCGAACCTCACGCCGGTGTTCTCGAGCGGCGCCGTCGGCATCGTCGCCGGGGCTGGCGTCCTCTACTTCACCTGTCTCGGGGCGAACTTCGTCGTCGACATCGGCGGTGAGATCCGCGATGCAACGGTGACGATTCCTCGATCGTTTCTCGTAAGCGTCCCGCTGGTGTTCGTGCTCTATGTGCTGGTCGCGCTCGTCGCCGTTGGCACCGTCGGTGTCGAGACGATGAGCGGCGAGACGCTCGCGGTGCCGGCCGAACGCTTCCTCTCGCCCGCGTTTCAGACGGTGTTCGTCGTCGGTGGCGCCCTCTTCGCCGTCGCCACCAGTCTAAACGCCACGTTCATCCTGGTTCCCCAGTACGCGAAGGCGCTCGCGGCCGACGGCGTGTTCCCCGCGGCACTCGGGGAAACCAACGACCGGTTCGGCACCGCTCACTGGGCGCTCCTCGGGACGTACCTCCTCAGCACCGCCATCCTGCTCGCCCCGCTTCCCTTCGCGGACCTAGGCACGATGCTCGCGTTCGGCGGCGCGTTCGTGGTCGCCGTCGTGATGTTCGCAGCCATCAGCGTCGTCCGGAATCCGCCCGCCGACTTCGACCCCGACGCGTTCCCCGTCCCGACGCGCCTGGCGTTCGGGATGGCGCTCCTTGCCGTCCCGCTCAACGTCCTCCTCCTCGGTCTCCTGGCGACCCAGTCTCCGACGCTCTTCGCGAGCTGGGTCGTCCTCTGTGGCTGTGGCCTGGGCTACTACGCCCTCCGAACGAACTATTACGGCTCGAGCGACATTGCTCCGACGGAGCACTCGAAACCATGA
- a CDS encoding 3-hydroxyacyl-CoA dehydrogenase gives MTDHITETGVVGAGLMGRDIAGLLANAGYPVTQVDVDAEVLEDARTYHESELPAELRATSLENRRDPADRIAYDTDVAALAGTDFVVEAVPESLALKREVAASLEDVLSPEAVIGTNTSSLTPGEIAAGLEHPERVVLFHFANPALRRDLVEIAGDDATDGALETAREVASAIDREPIRLEREYRANGLSRLSASIKCAATWELLEADVAAVDTGAQAVGFDRGPLELIDLIGLDVHLATVDNLEAAYGDRYTPPAEVRARVERLVREGNLGKKSGAGFFEWDGSTCLVPEPDEPHDVTPILAALVNEGNRLVADGIADPATVDEILKRGGDSEVGPFDLQETFGDEFLRNALETRYEETGASIYDPTF, from the coding sequence ATGACGGACCATATCACGGAAACGGGAGTCGTCGGTGCTGGATTGATGGGGCGCGACATCGCCGGATTACTGGCGAACGCCGGCTACCCGGTGACGCAGGTCGACGTCGATGCCGAGGTCCTCGAGGACGCCCGAACGTACCACGAATCGGAACTCCCGGCGGAGCTGCGGGCGACCAGCCTCGAGAACCGAAGGGATCCCGCCGACCGAATCGCCTACGACACGGACGTGGCGGCTCTCGCCGGGACCGACTTCGTCGTCGAAGCCGTCCCCGAATCGCTGGCACTCAAACGCGAGGTCGCCGCGTCGCTCGAGGACGTCCTCTCTCCCGAAGCCGTGATCGGGACGAACACCTCGTCGCTGACCCCAGGCGAGATTGCCGCCGGTCTCGAACACCCCGAGCGCGTCGTCCTGTTTCACTTCGCGAACCCGGCACTCCGTCGGGACCTCGTCGAAATCGCGGGCGACGACGCGACCGACGGTGCCCTCGAAACGGCCCGCGAGGTCGCGTCGGCCATCGACCGGGAGCCGATTCGGCTCGAGCGCGAGTACCGCGCCAACGGCCTCTCGCGGCTGTCGGCGAGCATCAAGTGCGCAGCGACCTGGGAGCTCCTCGAGGCCGACGTCGCCGCCGTCGATACCGGGGCGCAAGCCGTCGGGTTCGACCGCGGCCCCCTCGAGTTGATCGACCTGATCGGGCTCGACGTGCACCTTGCGACGGTCGACAACCTCGAGGCGGCCTACGGAGACCGGTACACCCCGCCTGCAGAGGTTCGAGCACGCGTGGAGCGCCTCGTCAGGGAGGGGAACCTCGGGAAGAAGTCCGGAGCCGGGTTCTTCGAGTGGGACGGATCGACCTGTCTCGTGCCGGAGCCGGACGAGCCCCACGACGTGACGCCGATTCTTGCAGCGCTGGTCAACGAGGGCAACCGGCTCGTGGCCGACGGGATCGCCGACCCCGCCACCGTAGACGAGATTCTCAAGCGCGGCGGCGACAGCGAGGTCGGCCCCTTCGACCTGCAGGAAACGTTCGGGGACGAGTTCCTCCGTAACGCCCTCGAGACGCGCTACGAGGAAACGGGCGCGTCAATTTACGATCCCACGTTCTAA
- a CDS encoding thiamine pyrophosphate-binding protein: protein MTGTTDQIVAMFEASGIETVFGFPCEQMDPYYSSLNDSSIRHVLGRSEASAALMADGYARTSRTVGVVDGVGGPGAAYIGAGLAEASGASSPVLALTGDNERDIRGREVIQDADNEAILEPFASATFDAESPERAVEAVETALRRMTTGVPSPVHVNLPGDVLDRDSEYALPDALSASYSTPGPTPNPETTARALNLLEDAERPVLLAGEGVVRAGASEDLSALAERTRTPVVTSINGKGAVAETEPYALGVVGRWGFCQVANDALEEADLVVGLGTRFGDLTTVGWSLLDADADVVHVDLDPAWLGRNYEPAVAVQAEIRATLQALLEAVDPDDYRGRESRLADLAADRHEWRESHEDNLTSDAEPIVTHRVIHELNEHVPADGVLVSATSFSGFFSGAFYEVEEPGLGYLQARGSDGINVCLPQALGMQTARPDADVVALTGDGAIGYHVADLETAAREDLSITVVVLNNDGLGSSKASQIGTDSFHLSTDFHEGVDYAAIARGFGCQGVRVESVEDLGPELETAIGSDEPTLLDVQVDPYAMPPILV from the coding sequence ATGACAGGTACAACCGATCAGATCGTGGCGATGTTCGAGGCGAGCGGGATCGAGACGGTATTCGGCTTCCCGTGTGAACAGATGGACCCGTACTACTCGAGTCTGAACGATTCGTCGATACGGCACGTACTGGGTCGAAGCGAGGCGAGCGCGGCGCTCATGGCCGACGGTTACGCCCGGACGAGCCGAACCGTCGGCGTCGTCGACGGCGTCGGCGGCCCCGGCGCAGCCTACATCGGTGCCGGTCTGGCCGAAGCCAGCGGGGCCTCGAGCCCGGTTCTCGCGCTCACCGGAGACAACGAGCGCGACATCCGCGGCCGGGAGGTCATCCAGGACGCCGACAACGAGGCGATCCTCGAGCCGTTCGCGAGCGCGACGTTCGACGCCGAATCGCCGGAGCGGGCGGTCGAGGCGGTCGAGACGGCGCTCAGGCGGATGACGACGGGTGTTCCGTCGCCCGTTCACGTCAACCTCCCCGGCGACGTGCTCGACCGGGACTCGGAATACGCGCTTCCCGACGCGCTCTCGGCCTCGTACTCGACCCCTGGCCCGACTCCGAATCCCGAAACCACCGCGCGCGCGCTCAACCTGCTAGAGGACGCCGAGCGACCGGTACTCCTCGCCGGCGAGGGCGTCGTCAGGGCCGGCGCCAGCGAGGACCTGTCGGCGCTCGCCGAGCGAACCCGAACTCCGGTCGTCACCTCCATCAACGGCAAGGGGGCCGTCGCGGAGACCGAGCCCTACGCCCTCGGCGTGGTCGGCCGGTGGGGATTCTGCCAGGTCGCGAACGACGCCCTCGAGGAGGCGGACCTCGTGGTCGGGCTCGGCACCCGGTTCGGCGATCTCACGACCGTCGGCTGGTCGCTGCTAGACGCCGACGCCGACGTTGTCCACGTCGATCTCGACCCGGCCTGGCTCGGCCGGAACTACGAGCCCGCGGTGGCCGTCCAGGCCGAGATTCGGGCGACCCTGCAGGCGCTGCTCGAGGCAGTCGATCCCGACGACTACCGGGGCCGCGAGTCGAGACTCGCGGACCTGGCGGCAGACCGACACGAATGGCGCGAGTCCCACGAGGACAACCTGACGAGCGACGCCGAACCGATCGTGACCCACCGCGTGATCCACGAGTTGAACGAACACGTCCCCGCCGACGGTGTTCTCGTGAGCGCGACCAGTTTCTCGGGATTCTTCTCGGGCGCGTTCTACGAGGTCGAGGAGCCGGGTCTCGGCTACCTGCAGGCGCGGGGGAGTGACGGCATCAACGTCTGCTTGCCCCAGGCACTGGGCATGCAGACCGCCCGCCCCGACGCCGACGTAGTCGCGCTCACGGGCGACGGCGCCATCGGCTATCACGTCGCGGACCTCGAGACGGCCGCCCGAGAGGACCTGTCGATCACGGTCGTCGTGCTCAACAACGACGGCCTGGGCTCTTCGAAGGCGAGCCAGATCGGCACCGACAGCTTCCACCTCTCGACGGACTTCCACGAGGGCGTCGACTACGCGGCCATCGCCCGCGGCTTCGGCTGTCAGGGGGTCCGCGTCGAGTCGGTCGAGGACCTCGGACCCGAACTCGAGACGGCAATCGGGAGCGACGAGCCGACGCTGCTCGACGTGCAGGTCGATCCGTACGCGATGCCGCCGATTCTGGTCTGA
- a CDS encoding isopentenyl phosphate kinase, with amino-acid sequence MTSSGTGTTVVKLGGSVVTDKDRDETLDADSLETAADAVATALGSGDVEDLVIVHGGGSFGHVHASEHGVSTTDGTHDVGAVHAIHGAMKTLDEFVLQRLLERDVPAVPVHPFSVASRDAEGRLDLPTAPVETMLAEGFVPVLHGDVVSHRGEGVTIVSGDELIVELATALEAERVGLCSTVPGVLDDTGDVIERIEDYADVEAVLGTSESTDVTGGMAAKVQALLALESRASIFGLESLPAFFRGEGAGTTIES; translated from the coding sequence ATGACCAGCTCCGGTACCGGAACGACCGTCGTCAAACTCGGCGGCAGCGTCGTCACGGATAAGGATCGCGACGAGACGCTCGACGCCGACTCCCTCGAGACGGCCGCCGATGCCGTCGCGACGGCGCTCGGGTCGGGCGACGTCGAGGACCTCGTCATCGTCCACGGCGGCGGGAGCTTCGGCCACGTCCACGCGAGCGAGCACGGCGTGAGCACGACCGACGGTACGCACGACGTGGGCGCCGTCCACGCGATCCACGGCGCGATGAAGACGCTCGACGAGTTCGTCCTCCAGCGGTTGCTCGAGCGGGACGTCCCCGCGGTTCCGGTTCACCCATTTTCGGTCGCATCGCGGGACGCCGAGGGTCGACTCGACCTCCCCACGGCGCCGGTCGAGACGATGCTCGCGGAAGGGTTCGTCCCCGTCCTGCACGGCGACGTCGTGAGCCACCGGGGGGAGGGCGTCACCATCGTCAGCGGCGACGAACTGATCGTCGAACTCGCGACTGCCCTCGAGGCCGAGCGCGTGGGACTGTGCTCGACGGTTCCCGGCGTGCTCGACGACACGGGGGACGTGATCGAGCGCATCGAGGACTACGCCGACGTCGAGGCCGTCCTCGGGACCAGCGAGTCGACGGACGTCACCGGCGGCATGGCGGCGAAGGTGCAGGCACTGCTCGCCCTCGAGAGCCGTGCCTCGATCTTCGGCCTCGAGTCGCTGCCGGCGTTCTTCCGCGGTGAGGGTGCCGGGACGACGATCGAGAGTTAG
- the mvk gene encoding mevalonate kinase, which yields MTVSSAPGKVYLFGEHAVVYGEPAVPCAIERRARVTVEQRSDDRLRVQAEDLSIDGFTVEYGGQHDGRHDVNVPEPLISAAMGYVDGAIEQVHDVTGEDDVGFDVTIESDIPLGAGLGSSAAVVVAAIDAATRELGLTLETDELAERAYRTEHAVQEGQASRADTFCSATGGAVRVEGDDCQPIEAPELPFVIGFDGGAGETGELVAGVRALREEYSFAADTVAAIGDVVRRGETALQAGNLEEVGRLMNFNHGLLSALGVSARDLETMVWAARDAGAYGAKLTGAGGGGCIVALDPTPETETALRFTPGCEDAFRAELAEEGVKRLA from the coding sequence ATGACAGTCTCGAGCGCTCCCGGGAAGGTCTATCTGTTTGGGGAGCACGCGGTCGTCTACGGCGAGCCGGCAGTCCCCTGTGCCATCGAGCGACGGGCACGGGTTACCGTCGAACAGCGATCCGATGACCGACTCCGGGTACAGGCGGAAGACCTCAGTATAGACGGCTTCACCGTCGAGTACGGCGGCCAGCACGACGGCCGCCACGACGTGAACGTCCCCGAGCCGCTTATCAGCGCCGCGATGGGCTACGTCGACGGTGCTATCGAGCAGGTGCACGACGTCACCGGCGAGGACGACGTCGGCTTCGACGTCACCATCGAGAGCGATATCCCGCTTGGGGCGGGCCTCGGCTCGTCCGCCGCGGTCGTCGTCGCCGCCATCGACGCCGCGACGCGGGAACTCGGGCTCACTCTCGAGACCGACGAACTGGCCGAGCGAGCCTACCGGACCGAGCACGCGGTTCAGGAGGGGCAGGCCTCCCGTGCTGACACCTTCTGCTCGGCGACCGGCGGCGCCGTCCGCGTCGAGGGCGACGACTGCCAGCCGATCGAGGCACCGGAGCTGCCCTTCGTCATCGGCTTCGACGGCGGCGCCGGCGAGACGGGCGAACTGGTCGCCGGCGTCCGCGCCCTCCGGGAAGAGTACAGCTTCGCCGCCGACACCGTCGCGGCCATCGGCGACGTCGTTCGACGGGGCGAGACGGCTCTCCAGGCGGGCAACCTCGAGGAGGTAGGCCGACTGATGAACTTCAACCACGGCCTGCTCTCGGCGCTCGGGGTTTCCGCGCGGGACCTCGAGACGATGGTGTGGGCTGCTCGCGACGCGGGCGCCTATGGGGCGAAGCTCACCGGCGCAGGCGGGGGCGGCTGTATCGTCGCGCTCGATCCGACGCCGGAGACGGAGACGGCCCTGCGCTTCACGCCCGGCTGTGAGGACGCGTTCCGGGCCGAACTAGCCGAGGAGGGGGTGAAGCGACTCGCATGA
- a CDS encoding YkgJ family cysteine cluster protein, with the protein MEPPFPVEVYPDRGVIVEFDPDLTFECVEDCTWCCHHGVLLYDRDLLELAQRANLSETMTQFRGEPFVTREAKDRDTHVAEDGQACAFLRDDGLCSLHLEQDWKPTRCSVFPLGVWLEDDGLHVDIRDSAHDHCEGLGVSERRVVDNLGAFLPELLWDLENPDSDRVL; encoded by the coding sequence GTGGAACCGCCGTTTCCCGTCGAGGTGTACCCCGACCGGGGGGTTATCGTCGAGTTCGATCCCGACCTCACGTTCGAGTGCGTCGAGGACTGCACCTGGTGTTGCCACCACGGCGTCTTGCTCTACGACCGGGATCTCCTCGAGTTGGCCCAGCGGGCGAACCTCTCGGAGACGATGACCCAGTTTCGCGGCGAACCGTTCGTCACCCGGGAGGCCAAAGACCGCGACACGCACGTCGCTGAGGACGGCCAGGCCTGTGCTTTCCTCCGGGACGACGGCCTGTGTTCGCTCCACCTCGAGCAGGACTGGAAGCCCACGCGGTGTTCGGTCTTCCCGCTGGGCGTCTGGCTCGAGGACGACGGCCTCCACGTCGATATTCGGGACTCGGCGCACGACCACTGTGAGGGCCTCGGCGTGAGCGAGCGCCGGGTCGTCGACAACCTCGGGGCGTTTCTGCCCGAACTGCTGTGGGACCTCGAGAATCCGGACAGCGATCGGGTGCTCTGA
- a CDS encoding adenosylcobinamide amidohydrolase, whose amino-acid sequence MDNTDADADADGDTITGYQAERTDGILCAHRPGIEWLSSGWNGGRSRTDRAFNVSVPEGWCCDNLDRYVEERLERAGFADGRHDRPVLLTGVDLAHARGARCGSVTVYATAGISNPAALPMDPDGGLLPDGRLESDSLERSEGSNSGNGGDDGDEGGSERHAGTVNLIVGTTHALEAGALESLLAVAAEAKAATLLARTGFPGTTTDAIVVGHDPSGSDRAFSGSATAVGAAARACVREAITASLASRYEGTDATIPASVSAAEYGVSTDARATVFRL is encoded by the coding sequence ATGGATAACACTGACGCCGATGCCGACGCCGACGGTGACACTATCACCGGGTACCAAGCCGAACGAACCGACGGCATCCTCTGTGCCCACCGCCCCGGGATCGAGTGGCTCTCCTCGGGCTGGAACGGCGGCCGATCGCGAACCGACCGGGCGTTCAACGTCTCGGTTCCCGAGGGCTGGTGCTGTGACAACCTCGATCGCTACGTCGAGGAGCGCCTCGAGCGGGCAGGCTTTGCGGACGGCCGGCACGATCGCCCCGTCTTGCTCACCGGCGTCGACCTGGCGCACGCGCGCGGCGCCCGCTGCGGATCGGTCACGGTCTACGCCACGGCCGGGATCTCGAACCCAGCCGCGTTGCCGATGGATCCCGACGGAGGATTGTTGCCCGACGGACGGCTCGAGTCCGATTCCCTCGAACGGAGTGAGGGGTCGAACTCGGGAAACGGTGGGGACGATGGGGACGAGGGAGGAAGCGAGCGCCACGCCGGCACGGTCAATCTGATCGTCGGAACGACCCACGCGCTCGAGGCGGGGGCCCTCGAGAGCCTCCTCGCGGTGGCGGCGGAGGCGAAGGCGGCGACGCTCCTCGCTCGAACGGGGTTTCCCGGAACGACGACGGACGCGATCGTCGTCGGCCACGACCCGTCGGGATCCGATCGGGCGTTTTCGGGCAGCGCGACGGCCGTCGGAGCGGCCGCGCGGGCGTGCGTTCGGGAGGCGATCACGGCGTCGCTGGCGTCCAGGTACGAGGGAACCGACGCGACGATTCCGGCGAGCGTGTCGGCGGCCGAGTACGGCGTCTCGACGGACGCGCGGGCGACGGTCTTTCGTCTTTGA
- a CDS encoding aminotransferase class I/II-fold pyridoxal phosphate-dependent enzyme produces the protein MHPDAIDGERRVPHGGEPDRSLLDFSANTNPRTPDGVESVYADALVSARRYPDDGYPAYRDAAGTYVGCDPSAVVPTPGGLAAIRLALEVTLEPGDLAVVPHPSFGEYAREVRLQGATPRFVPHEAVCDFTVESLQDVDLVVVCTPNNPTGNLPDRSRLEGLADRCRAAGTTLLVDEAFLGFTEQESMARREDDCVVVARSLTKLFGLPGLRAGFAVAFGPLGERLEAARRTWNLGSPAAAVGAYCMGQTAFVRDTRERVAEERERMCEALLADGRYAVAPSSAPFLLLEVDGDGGGGGAAGSVDGDGGAANPVDDLLERTREAGIVLRDARSFRGLDSHVRVAIKDREANDRLLEVLVDG, from the coding sequence ATTCACCCTGACGCCATCGACGGCGAGCGGCGCGTTCCACACGGCGGGGAACCCGACCGCTCGCTGCTCGACTTCTCGGCGAACACGAATCCGCGAACGCCGGATGGCGTCGAGTCGGTCTACGCCGATGCGCTCGTGTCGGCCCGGCGGTATCCCGACGACGGGTATCCGGCGTACCGGGACGCGGCCGGAACCTACGTCGGCTGTGATCCGTCCGCCGTCGTACCGACGCCGGGCGGCCTCGCCGCGATTCGCCTCGCCCTCGAGGTGACCCTCGAACCAGGCGATCTGGCCGTCGTTCCACACCCGAGTTTCGGCGAGTACGCCCGGGAGGTTCGCCTCCAGGGGGCGACGCCGCGGTTCGTGCCCCACGAGGCGGTGTGCGACTTCACGGTCGAGTCGCTGCAGGACGTCGACCTGGTCGTCGTCTGCACGCCGAACAACCCCACGGGCAATCTCCCCGATCGCTCGCGACTCGAGGGACTGGCCGATCGGTGCCGAGCGGCCGGGACGACGCTGCTCGTCGACGAGGCGTTTCTCGGATTCACCGAGCAGGAATCGATGGCTCGACGGGAAGACGACTGTGTCGTCGTCGCCCGCTCGCTCACTAAACTCTTCGGGTTGCCGGGGCTCCGCGCGGGGTTCGCCGTCGCGTTCGGCCCGCTCGGCGAGCGCCTCGAGGCGGCCCGTCGCACGTGGAACCTCGGCTCGCCCGCAGCCGCCGTCGGCGCGTACTGCATGGGGCAGACGGCGTTCGTGCGCGACACGCGAGAGCGAGTCGCCGAAGAGCGAGAACGAATGTGCGAGGCGCTGCTGGCGGACGGCCGCTACGCGGTGGCTCCCTCGAGCGCGCCGTTCCTGTTGCTCGAGGTCGACGGCGACGGCGGTGGCGGCGGGGCAGCCGGTTCCGTCGACGGTGACGGTGGTGCGGCCAATCCCGTCGACGACCTCCTCGAGCGAACCCGCGAAGCCGGAATCGTCCTCCGGGACGCCCGATCCTTCCGCGGACTCGACTCGCACGTCCGAGTGGCGATCAAAGACCGCGAGGCGAATGATCGGCTTCTCGAGGTGTTGGTGGATGGATAA